In a genomic window of Paraburkholderia acidiphila:
- a CDS encoding fumarylacetoacetate hydrolase family protein has translation MAFVFQPEAPVALAVAGSTDQFAVRRVYCVGRNYAAHAREMGFDPDREPPFFFCKPDNAIVPVAYGQTLELPYPAQTQNYHYEAELVAVIGKAGSDIALEDALSHVWGYAVGLDMTRRDLQMKMREMGRPWEIGKAFDLSAPVGPVHPASVAGHFDNAGLWLTVNGETKQKSDVSHLIWSVAETVSYLSKFFRLEPGDVIFTGTPEGVGPVKAGDTMKVGVERLGELTVKVV, from the coding sequence ATGGCATTCGTTTTTCAGCCCGAGGCGCCCGTCGCCCTTGCCGTCGCTGGCTCGACCGATCAGTTCGCCGTACGCCGCGTGTATTGCGTGGGCCGCAATTACGCCGCGCATGCACGCGAAATGGGCTTCGACCCGGACCGCGAGCCGCCCTTCTTCTTCTGCAAACCCGATAACGCCATCGTGCCCGTTGCCTATGGGCAAACGCTCGAACTGCCGTATCCCGCGCAAACGCAGAACTACCACTACGAGGCCGAACTCGTCGCGGTGATCGGCAAGGCGGGCTCGGACATCGCCCTGGAAGACGCACTCTCGCACGTGTGGGGCTACGCCGTGGGCCTCGACATGACGCGTCGCGACCTGCAGATGAAGATGCGCGAAATGGGCCGCCCCTGGGAGATCGGCAAGGCGTTCGATCTTTCCGCGCCGGTCGGGCCCGTGCATCCGGCAAGCGTCGCCGGCCACTTCGACAACGCGGGCCTGTGGCTCACCGTGAACGGCGAAACGAAGCAAAAGAGCGATGTGTCCCACCTCATCTGGTCGGTGGCCGAAACGGTTTCGTATCTCTCGAAGTTCTTCCGCCTCGAACCGGGCGATGTGATCTTCACCGGCACGCCCGAAGGCGTGGGCCCGGTCAAAGCCGGCGACACCATGAAAGTGGGCGTCGAGCGCCTGGGCGAGCTGACCGTCAAGGTGGTTTGA
- a CDS encoding 3-hydroxybenzoate 6-monooxygenase, with protein sequence MHSSNTRRSAIVVGGGIGGLAAALALARADVRVLLLEQAPQIGEIGAGIQLGPNAFTALDALGAGEAARNRAVFTDSLTLMDATNAKPVVRIETGERFRERFGNPYGVIHRADIHLSILEAVKDNPLIQFRTDTQIKSLEQNDQGVTVIDQHGERYSADAVIGCDGVKSAVRAALIGDEPRVTGHVVYRAVVDVDNMPEDLRINAPVVWAGPHCHLVHYPLRGGRQYNLVVTFHSRGQEVWGVRDGSKEEVLSYFEGVHALPRQMLDRPTSWKRWATADRDPVEQWSFGRATILGDAAHPMTQYMAQGACQALEDAVTLGVAVKAADGDFVEAFKRYEAARIPRTARVLYSAREMGRIYHAKGVDRLVRNALWVGRTQDQFYDSLQWLYGWSAANCLETGAV encoded by the coding sequence ATGCATTCCTCTAACACCAGGCGCAGCGCGATCGTGGTGGGCGGCGGCATCGGCGGACTGGCAGCGGCGCTCGCGCTCGCGCGCGCCGACGTCCGTGTGCTGCTGCTCGAGCAGGCCCCGCAGATCGGCGAGATCGGCGCCGGCATCCAGCTCGGGCCGAATGCGTTCACCGCGCTCGACGCGCTCGGCGCGGGCGAAGCGGCGCGCAATCGCGCGGTGTTCACCGACTCGCTCACACTCATGGACGCGACCAACGCCAAGCCCGTTGTACGCATCGAAACGGGCGAGCGTTTTCGCGAGCGCTTTGGCAATCCGTATGGCGTGATTCATCGCGCGGACATTCATCTGTCGATTCTCGAAGCGGTGAAGGACAACCCGCTCATCCAGTTCCGCACCGACACGCAGATCAAGTCGCTCGAACAGAACGATCAAGGCGTCACCGTGATCGACCAGCATGGCGAGCGCTACAGCGCCGACGCCGTGATCGGCTGCGACGGCGTGAAGTCCGCGGTGCGCGCGGCGCTGATCGGCGACGAACCGCGCGTGACGGGTCACGTGGTCTACCGCGCCGTGGTCGACGTGGACAACATGCCGGAGGATCTGCGGATCAACGCGCCGGTGGTTTGGGCGGGCCCGCACTGCCACCTCGTGCACTACCCGCTGCGCGGCGGCCGCCAGTACAACCTCGTCGTAACCTTCCATAGCCGTGGGCAGGAAGTCTGGGGTGTGCGCGACGGCAGCAAGGAAGAGGTCCTTTCGTACTTCGAAGGAGTTCACGCCCTGCCGCGCCAGATGCTCGACCGGCCCACATCGTGGAAGCGCTGGGCCACGGCCGACCGCGACCCGGTCGAACAATGGAGCTTCGGGCGCGCGACGATACTCGGCGACGCCGCGCACCCGATGACGCAATACATGGCGCAAGGCGCCTGCCAGGCGCTCGAGGACGCGGTCACGCTAGGCGTTGCCGTCAAGGCAGCCGATGGCGATTTCGTCGAGGCATTCAAGCGCTATGAAGCCGCGCGCATTCCGCGCACGGCGCGCGTGCTTTACTCCGCGCGCGAAATGGGCCGCATCTACCACGCGAAGGGCGTGGACCGTCTGGTGCGCAATGCGCTGTGGGTGGGCCGCACCCAGGATCAGTTCTACGACTCGCTGCAGTGGCTCTACGGCTGGAGCGCCGCGAACTGCCTCGAAACCGGCGCGGTGTGA
- a CDS encoding branched-chain amino acid ABC transporter permease, whose translation MTDLLLQSLYSGVLVGGAYALVALGLALVFGSMRIINLAHGELVLLAAYIAYTFETKLGLNPVFAIPVAIPVVCAAAAAAWYLVSRIKRDRELNSLILTYGIGIVLTNAVLLGWGADVRSTGSAWLQDSVMLGNLLSMRSEVLSFGISVVLMLALWWWLSRSWYGRAVRAISSNRDAARLMGIDPRKTELISFVVAGLLASCAGVSIYASSAIQPSIGEALTVKAFIITVLAGVGSIPGVLAGAMLLGITEALTVTLASSALQELAGMLLFLLVLYVLPNGLFGVAKRRG comes from the coding sequence ATGACGGACCTGTTGCTGCAATCGCTGTATTCGGGCGTGCTCGTGGGTGGTGCTTACGCGCTCGTCGCATTGGGGCTCGCGCTGGTGTTCGGCTCGATGCGCATCATCAATCTCGCTCACGGCGAACTGGTGCTGCTCGCCGCCTATATCGCCTACACGTTCGAGACCAAGCTCGGCCTCAACCCCGTGTTCGCGATTCCGGTGGCGATTCCCGTGGTCTGCGCGGCTGCGGCGGCCGCGTGGTATCTCGTGAGCCGCATCAAGCGCGACCGCGAGCTGAACTCGCTGATTCTCACCTACGGCATCGGCATCGTGCTGACCAACGCCGTGCTGCTGGGCTGGGGCGCCGACGTGCGCTCGACCGGCAGCGCCTGGCTGCAGGACAGCGTGATGCTCGGCAACCTGCTTTCCATGCGCAGCGAAGTGCTCTCGTTCGGCATCAGCGTCGTGCTGATGCTCGCGCTCTGGTGGTGGCTCTCGCGTTCGTGGTATGGCCGCGCCGTGCGCGCGATCTCCAGCAACCGCGACGCTGCGCGCCTGATGGGCATCGACCCGCGCAAGACCGAGCTGATTTCGTTCGTCGTCGCGGGGCTGCTCGCTTCGTGCGCGGGCGTGTCGATCTACGCGTCGAGCGCGATCCAGCCTTCGATTGGCGAGGCGCTGACCGTGAAGGCGTTCATCATCACCGTGCTCGCGGGCGTGGGCTCGATTCCGGGCGTGCTGGCGGGCGCAATGCTGCTCGGCATTACCGAGGCGCTTACCGTCACGCTCGCCAGTTCGGCGCTGCAGGAACTCGCAGGCATGCTGCTATTCCTGCTCGTGCTCTACGTGCTGCCGAACGGCTTGTTCGGCGTGGCTAAACGAAGGGGATGA
- a CDS encoding ABC transporter ATP-binding protein produces MQQADQAAELRLQDVSIRFGGITAVNGVSLSLGTRDVVGLVGPNGAGKTTLFNAISGLVRPTSGSIRFGDVDLLKSPLYRRARLGIGRTFQVPQPMHELTVRENLIVAQRFGTGRVDEARIDEILAFLGLEGKAQRDAATELALTELKALEVAKALATGPKLLLLDEVLGGLETATKRRFMQTLLAVHERYNVGILIIEHDIETVMNLCRRVCVLNFGKLIADGPPAEVFRDPEVVRSYTGEAAHA; encoded by the coding sequence ATGCAGCAAGCTGATCAGGCGGCGGAACTGCGCTTGCAGGATGTATCGATCCGTTTTGGCGGCATCACGGCAGTCAACGGCGTTTCGCTGTCGCTCGGCACGCGCGACGTGGTGGGCCTGGTCGGTCCGAACGGCGCGGGCAAGACCACGCTTTTCAATGCGATTTCAGGGCTCGTGCGGCCCACGAGCGGTTCGATCCGTTTCGGTGACGTCGATCTTCTGAAATCGCCGCTTTATCGGCGCGCGCGCCTTGGGATCGGGCGGACGTTCCAGGTGCCGCAGCCGATGCACGAACTCACGGTGCGTGAGAACCTGATCGTCGCGCAACGCTTCGGCACGGGGCGCGTGGACGAGGCGCGCATCGACGAAATCCTCGCGTTCCTGGGTCTCGAAGGCAAGGCGCAGCGCGACGCGGCGACGGAACTCGCGCTCACCGAGCTCAAGGCGCTGGAAGTGGCGAAGGCGCTTGCCACGGGGCCAAAGCTGCTGCTGCTCGACGAGGTCCTGGGCGGGCTGGAGACGGCCACCAAGCGTCGCTTCATGCAAACGCTGCTCGCGGTGCACGAGCGATACAACGTAGGCATCCTGATCATCGAGCACGATATCGAAACCGTGATGAACCTGTGCCGCCGCGTGTGCGTGCTCAACTTCGGCAAGCTGATCGCCGATGGGCCGCCCGCCGAAGTGTTCCGCGATCCCGAAGTCGTGCGCAGCTATACGGGGGAGGCCGCCCATGCTTGA
- a CDS encoding ABC transporter substrate-binding protein: MVRFATRSKPRALVRALFRIGAGAASACALLAHTPAAFADTLPVGVELPLTGSMARAGNAQLEGIRLAADLFNKGSGKHKVALTVVDDEAQPAKAVSAVEKLASQGVLAITGGYGSNSVSPASEAADKAGIVYITSGAVDSAMTSRGLKHFFRIGPASGYSKAVVGQLNAMGVKSVSILASTKQATTDLSNEVSTQLRAQGVTVTVHAFDPAMTDFKPLVNKVRLQDKPEVLLMIAYENDYIGILRAAKVLRPQLKAVMGAWSIVTPKMTADYPDLVNNVIGCAMLPYPADFGTADGKAFVEAYQAAYHKEPDYLAEFAYVQSRLLFDAMSRAADAGTLKQDGIAAELRAKPHDTLIGKVSFAPNGDNPAFLNNMAQIQGNRIVLVWPKERATGKLNYPALPW; this comes from the coding sequence ATGGTCCGCTTCGCTACTCGCAGCAAGCCGCGCGCCCTCGTGCGCGCGCTATTTCGCATCGGCGCGGGGGCGGCGAGCGCCTGCGCGCTGCTCGCACACACGCCCGCCGCATTTGCCGACACGCTGCCAGTGGGCGTGGAGTTGCCGCTCACCGGCTCGATGGCGCGCGCAGGCAACGCGCAGCTCGAAGGCATACGCCTCGCCGCCGATCTCTTCAACAAAGGCAGCGGCAAGCACAAGGTCGCGCTCACCGTGGTCGACGACGAGGCGCAGCCCGCCAAGGCCGTTTCCGCGGTGGAAAAGCTTGCTTCGCAAGGCGTGCTCGCCATTACGGGCGGCTACGGCTCCAATTCGGTGAGCCCGGCTTCGGAGGCGGCCGACAAGGCCGGCATCGTCTATATCACCTCGGGCGCCGTGGACAGTGCGATGACCTCGCGCGGCCTCAAGCATTTTTTCCGCATCGGGCCCGCATCGGGCTACTCGAAGGCCGTGGTGGGGCAATTGAACGCCATGGGCGTGAAGTCGGTTTCGATTCTCGCCTCGACGAAGCAGGCCACCACCGACCTTTCCAACGAAGTCTCCACGCAACTGCGCGCGCAGGGCGTGACGGTGACCGTGCATGCGTTCGACCCGGCGATGACGGACTTCAAGCCGCTCGTGAACAAGGTGCGCTTGCAGGACAAACCTGAAGTTCTGCTGATGATCGCGTATGAAAACGACTATATCGGCATTCTGCGCGCCGCCAAGGTGTTGCGCCCGCAACTGAAAGCCGTGATGGGCGCGTGGTCCATCGTCACGCCGAAGATGACCGCCGACTACCCCGACCTCGTGAACAACGTGATCGGCTGCGCGATGCTGCCATACCCCGCGGACTTCGGCACGGCAGACGGCAAGGCGTTCGTAGAAGCCTATCAGGCCGCGTATCACAAGGAGCCCGACTACCTGGCCGAATTCGCCTACGTGCAGTCGCGTCTGCTGTTCGACGCCATGTCGCGCGCGGCCGACGCGGGCACGCTCAAGCAGGACGGCATTGCGGCCGAACTGCGCGCGAAGCCGCACGACACGCTGATCGGCAAGGTGAGCTTCGCGCCGAACGGCGACAACCCCGCGTTCCTGAACAACATGGCGCAGATCCAGGGCAATCGCATCGTGCTCGTGTGGCCGAAAGAGCGCGCCACGGGCAAGCTGAACTACCCCGCGCTACCGTGGTAA
- the maiA gene encoding maleylacetoacetate isomerase: MQLYSFFNSSTSYRVRIALRLKGVEHEYLGVNIRTGEHRAPDYVKHINTSAAVPAIAEGDFHLGQSLAIIDWLDARYPEPRLIPAEPQARARVLELAYLIGCDIHPVNNLRVLKYLQDVLDVTPEQKSAWYRHWIAEGMAGVERLLAQAARSHDGPWCFGAAPTLADCCLVPQIANALRMGCDLSAYERSMAVYRHASEHPAFAAAEPQRQPDYTA, translated from the coding sequence GTGCAGCTCTACAGCTTCTTCAATAGCTCGACTTCGTACCGCGTGCGCATCGCCTTGCGGCTCAAGGGCGTCGAACATGAATACCTCGGCGTCAACATCCGCACCGGCGAGCATCGCGCGCCGGACTATGTCAAGCACATCAACACATCGGCGGCGGTACCGGCGATCGCCGAAGGCGACTTTCATCTGGGCCAGTCGCTCGCCATCATCGACTGGCTCGACGCGCGCTATCCCGAGCCGCGCCTCATTCCGGCCGAGCCGCAAGCGCGTGCGCGTGTGCTCGAACTCGCGTACCTGATTGGCTGCGATATCCACCCCGTCAACAACCTGCGCGTGCTCAAGTATCTGCAGGACGTGCTGGATGTCACGCCAGAGCAGAAGAGCGCGTGGTATCGCCACTGGATCGCCGAAGGCATGGCGGGCGTCGAGCGTCTGCTCGCGCAAGCCGCGAGGTCGCACGATGGACCGTGGTGCTTCGGCGCTGCGCCGACACTGGCCGATTGCTGCCTCGTGCCGCAAATCGCCAACGCGCTGCGCATGGGCTGCGACCTTTCGGCCTACGAACGCAGCATGGCTGTTTATCGGCACGCCAGCGAGCATCCCGCATTCGCAGCGGCCGAGCCGCAGCGTCAGCCCGACTACACCGCCTAG
- a CDS encoding branched-chain amino acid ABC transporter permease, with amino-acid sequence MSTLKATTAGSGPRVIALAVVLLVLYAGVPLVFGQNLYLMSLAVASLTIAGVALAWALLGNLGGMVSFGHAAFFGVGSYISALLTLKAGWPVFPAMLAGGVGAAIASLAMAPALRLKGPYFALAILAYAQIFRIIATEWSDLTGGASGLSSIPGLPKVAGFDFGSKSGGYLVVLTLVLVFAAIYARLRGSHVGLALRAMHESEDATRVVGVNSVMLKLAMLMLSALMTGLVGAFNAHYINFLEPDYAFNASWAVVPIIAAICGGYRTILGPLVGAVTVYLVDQLVLKSLLPTGHQIVLGILLVTMIIVSPAGLTALRFKRTRRGVYAAS; translated from the coding sequence ATGTCGACATTGAAAGCCACAACGGCCGGGTCCGGCCCGCGCGTGATTGCGCTCGCCGTAGTGCTGCTCGTGCTTTATGCGGGCGTGCCGCTCGTGTTCGGGCAGAACCTGTATCTCATGAGTCTCGCGGTGGCGTCGCTCACGATCGCTGGCGTGGCGCTGGCGTGGGCACTGCTCGGCAACCTCGGCGGCATGGTGAGCTTCGGGCACGCGGCCTTTTTTGGCGTGGGGTCGTATATCTCCGCACTCCTCACGTTGAAGGCCGGCTGGCCCGTGTTTCCCGCGATGCTCGCGGGTGGCGTGGGAGCCGCAATCGCTTCGCTCGCCATGGCGCCCGCGCTGCGCCTGAAGGGCCCGTACTTCGCGCTCGCCATCCTCGCCTATGCGCAGATCTTCCGCATCATCGCGACCGAATGGTCCGATCTCACCGGCGGCGCGAGCGGTCTGTCCAGCATTCCGGGGCTGCCGAAGGTGGCGGGTTTCGACTTCGGCAGCAAGAGCGGCGGCTATCTCGTCGTGCTCACGCTCGTGCTCGTCTTCGCCGCGATCTATGCGCGGCTGCGCGGCAGCCATGTGGGACTCGCGCTGCGTGCCATGCACGAGTCGGAGGATGCTACGCGCGTGGTGGGTGTGAACAGTGTGATGCTCAAGCTCGCCATGCTGATGCTCTCGGCGCTGATGACAGGGCTAGTCGGCGCATTCAACGCGCACTACATCAACTTTCTCGAACCCGATTACGCGTTTAACGCGAGCTGGGCCGTCGTGCCGATCATCGCGGCGATCTGCGGCGGCTATCGCACCATACTCGGGCCGCTGGTGGGCGCGGTCACGGTGTATCTGGTGGATCAGCTCGTGCTCAAAAGCCTGCTGCCGACAGGGCACCAGATCGTGCTGGGCATCCTGCTCGTCACGATGATCATCGTGAGCCCCGCGGGTCTGACCGCGCTGCGTTTCAAACGTACCCGGCGAGGTGTTTATGCAGCAAGCTGA
- a CDS encoding ABC transporter substrate-binding protein: MTRLEPRAQHASIGKPASERPAPRRLRSALAAALAIALAPTLAHATEWRVGVELPLTGALAQAGTEMYRGIQVAADIYNRRHPQDKITLVAVDDESNPAKAVAAVEQLASQHVVAIAGAANSNCAGPASEAASKAGLVYVTSGGTSDDMVTRGLKNFFRVSNTPGYTKGMVGLFNTLGVKSVAIVYSTKDATSDLAKQLDTALKAQGVKTFLHAYDPSISDFKPLINKVKLQDKPDAMAMLGYENDYVGILRASRVLKPDLKAIAAPWAFASPKMAQSFPDLVPNVYGATVLSSPADYRSADQRDFSDTYQRLFKTTSNYQSQTSFVYAQLLFDAIASAQKAGTLDKGGLADTLRATQRDDTFLGKVAFDARGDNANYVAHMGQFARDGKLALVWPANYATSKPVYPGVPW, translated from the coding sequence ATGACGCGACTCGAGCCGCGCGCGCAGCACGCGAGCATCGGCAAACCCGCAAGCGAGCGCCCCGCACCGAGGCGCTTGCGCAGCGCCCTGGCAGCGGCGCTGGCCATCGCACTCGCGCCGACGCTTGCGCACGCAACGGAATGGCGCGTGGGCGTGGAACTGCCGCTGACCGGCGCGCTCGCGCAGGCGGGCACCGAAATGTACCGCGGCATCCAGGTGGCGGCCGACATCTACAACCGTCGCCATCCGCAGGACAAGATCACCCTCGTCGCCGTGGACGACGAATCGAACCCGGCCAAGGCCGTTGCCGCCGTCGAACAGCTCGCCTCGCAGCACGTGGTCGCAATCGCGGGCGCGGCCAATTCGAACTGCGCCGGCCCGGCTTCGGAGGCCGCGAGCAAGGCCGGTCTCGTCTACGTGACCTCGGGCGGCACCAGCGACGACATGGTCACGCGCGGCCTGAAGAACTTCTTTCGCGTAAGCAACACGCCCGGTTACACGAAGGGCATGGTGGGCCTCTTCAACACGCTGGGCGTGAAGTCGGTGGCGATCGTCTACTCGACGAAGGACGCGACGAGCGACCTCGCCAAACAGCTCGACACGGCCCTCAAGGCGCAGGGAGTGAAGACCTTCCTGCATGCCTACGATCCTTCGATCAGCGACTTCAAGCCGCTCATCAACAAGGTCAAGCTGCAGGACAAGCCCGACGCCATGGCGATGCTCGGCTACGAGAACGACTACGTGGGCATTCTGCGCGCCTCGCGCGTGCTCAAGCCCGACCTGAAGGCGATTGCGGCGCCGTGGGCGTTCGCGAGCCCGAAGATGGCGCAGTCGTTCCCCGACCTCGTGCCGAACGTGTATGGGGCAACCGTGCTGTCCTCGCCGGCCGACTATCGCTCGGCGGACCAGCGCGACTTTTCCGATACCTACCAGCGGCTCTTCAAGACCACCTCGAACTATCAGTCGCAGACGTCGTTCGTCTACGCGCAACTGCTGTTCGACGCGATCGCCTCCGCGCAGAAAGCCGGCACGCTCGACAAGGGCGGTCTGGCCGACACGCTGCGCGCCACCCAGCGCGACGACACGTTCCTCGGCAAGGTGGCGTTCGACGCACGCGGCGACAACGCGAACTACGTGGCGCACATGGGCCAGTTCGCGCGCGACGGCAAGCTCGCGCTCGTCTGGCCCGCGAACTACGCCACGTCGAAGCCCGTGTATCCGGGCGTGCCGTGGTAA
- a CDS encoding ABC transporter ATP-binding protein produces the protein MLEVSSARAGYGAINVLWDVSLSIASGEVTTIVGPNGAGKTTLLRAIMGLVPLERGQITFDGAPLAGVPTWDMAQRGIAMVPEGRMIFRDMSIEENLMLGAFAKTRRAAAKSQLEEVYALFPLLKERRALPAGTLSGGQAQMLALGRGLMSAPQLMLIDEPSLGLAPVMVQEVFAILDRLKAAGRTIVLVEQNTNMALRLADQVYLMQGGKVTFAARAKDVNVDELHDMYFAR, from the coding sequence ATGCTTGAAGTCAGCAGCGCCCGCGCCGGCTATGGCGCGATCAACGTGTTGTGGGACGTTTCGCTCAGTATCGCGAGCGGAGAAGTCACGACCATCGTGGGCCCGAACGGCGCAGGCAAGACCACGCTGCTGCGCGCGATCATGGGGCTCGTGCCGCTCGAGCGCGGCCAGATCACGTTTGATGGCGCGCCGCTTGCGGGCGTGCCCACCTGGGACATGGCGCAGCGCGGCATTGCAATGGTGCCCGAAGGGCGCATGATCTTTCGCGACATGTCGATCGAGGAGAACCTGATGCTGGGCGCGTTCGCGAAAACGCGGCGCGCGGCGGCGAAATCGCAGCTCGAAGAGGTCTACGCGCTGTTCCCGCTGCTCAAGGAGCGCCGGGCGCTGCCCGCGGGCACGCTCTCGGGTGGTCAGGCGCAGATGCTGGCGCTCGGGCGCGGGCTCATGTCCGCGCCGCAACTCATGTTGATCGACGAACCTTCGCTTGGGCTCGCGCCCGTCATGGTGCAGGAGGTGTTCGCGATTCTCGACCGGCTCAAGGCTGCGGGGCGCACCATCGTACTGGTGGAGCAGAACACCAACATGGCGTTGCGCCTGGCCGATCAGGTGTATCTCATGCAGGGCGGCAAGGTCACGTTCGCTGCGCGCGCGAAGGACGTGAACGTGGATGAGCTTCACGACATGTACTTCGCGCGCTAG
- a CDS encoding DNA-binding protein: protein MSSSITITDELVAEIAERMADEGQKVSPMAIWSEVHTGSVVAVAASLRKWREERAPRVQQVVERPALPETVTDTMRDALDRLWTSAQDEAERAVARRLQSMRERVEDACNERDNALEELQTTVQELDALQVQLDKMTRAFETKTDAGSGLEEDIASAMQRAEAAEQRAEQLAERVSTLEAELEGAVAELAAEREAQASQTAAAEAAAEAEAAAAAAEAAEQAEPAASTEDNEAERAALEAAHAEAVAKLEGELEAIRAALQAEQEAHAAQREEAAGAQAERDAAATELQNAQQQLASLNEERTADASEIERLTTSLSEAQERAEAAQQRATELAELGEFANAAASSEAAEGVAEAQPAAADPEEVEALKAQLARETATHAAAITDARENIKRWSEYANGLKQQLAQANEKAIVGLARSAGEASLSRRLAAELGQVAPEHDLLRKEAQQQVVVEAVSAHLEQQGYAYDAKTGMVSKLSTENAPA, encoded by the coding sequence GGTTTCTCCCATGGCCATCTGGTCCGAAGTCCATACCGGCTCGGTGGTCGCAGTCGCTGCGTCGCTGCGCAAGTGGCGCGAAGAGCGCGCCCCGCGAGTGCAGCAGGTCGTGGAACGCCCGGCTTTGCCGGAAACGGTAACGGACACGATGCGCGACGCGCTCGACCGTCTGTGGACCTCCGCGCAGGACGAGGCCGAGCGCGCCGTGGCGCGCCGCCTGCAGTCGATGCGCGAGCGCGTCGAAGACGCGTGCAACGAACGCGACAACGCGCTCGAGGAGCTGCAAACCACCGTCCAGGAACTCGACGCCCTGCAAGTCCAGCTGGACAAGATGACGCGTGCCTTCGAGACGAAGACCGATGCCGGGTCGGGTCTGGAGGAAGACATCGCGAGCGCGATGCAGCGCGCCGAGGCAGCGGAACAGCGCGCGGAGCAGCTGGCCGAGCGCGTCTCGACGCTCGAGGCGGAACTGGAGGGCGCGGTCGCCGAACTGGCAGCCGAGCGCGAGGCGCAGGCGAGCCAGACCGCCGCAGCGGAAGCCGCAGCCGAAGCGGAAGCCGCAGCCGCAGCCGCGGAGGCGGCCGAGCAGGCCGAGCCCGCCGCCTCGACCGAAGATAACGAAGCGGAGCGTGCCGCGCTGGAAGCGGCGCACGCCGAGGCCGTTGCGAAGCTCGAAGGCGAGCTGGAAGCCATTCGCGCGGCGCTGCAGGCCGAGCAGGAAGCCCACGCAGCCCAGCGCGAGGAGGCCGCCGGTGCACAGGCCGAACGCGACGCCGCCGCCACCGAACTGCAAAACGCCCAGCAACAGCTCGCCAGCCTGAACGAAGAGCGCACGGCCGACGCTTCCGAAATCGAACGCCTGACGACGAGCTTGTCCGAGGCGCAGGAGCGCGCCGAAGCCGCACAGCAGCGCGCGACCGAACTGGCCGAACTGGGCGAATTCGCCAATGCCGCGGCGTCGAGCGAAGCGGCCGAGGGCGTAGCCGAGGCACAGCCTGCCGCCGCCGACCCGGAAGAAGTCGAAGCGCTGAAGGCCCAGCTTGCCCGCGAGACGGCAACGCACGCCGCCGCAATCACCGATGCGCGCGAGAACATCAAGCGCTGGTCCGAGTATGCGAACGGTTTGAAGCAGCAACTGGCCCAGGCGAACGAAAAGGCGATCGTGGGCCTTGCCCGCAGCGCCGGCGAAGCCTCGCTGAGCCGCCGCCTCGCCGCCGAACTGGGCCAGGTCGCGCCGGAGCATGACCTGCTGCGCAAGGAGGCCCAGCAGCAAGTGGTCGTCGAAGCGGTCAGCGCGCATCTGGAGCAACAGGGCTATGCCTACGACGCCAAGACCGGCATGGTCTCGAAGCTGAGCACCGAAAACGCACCGGCCTGA